From a single Apium graveolens cultivar Ventura chromosome 2, ASM990537v1, whole genome shotgun sequence genomic region:
- the LOC141705994 gene encoding monothiol glutaredoxin-S10-like, whose amino-acid sequence MDGIANLGSQKAVVIFSKSSCYMSHAIKRLFYEQGVSPMIHELDQDSRGQEMEYALMRLGCSPAVPAVFIGGKFVGSATTVMTLHVNGSLKKLLKDAGALWL is encoded by the coding sequence ATGGATGGCATTGCAAATTTAGGTTCACAGAAGGCAGTAGTGATCTTTAGCAAGAGTTCATGTTACATGTCTCATGCAATCAAGCGACTATTTTATGAGCAAGGAGTGAGTCCCATGATCCATGAGCTCGACCAAGACTCGAGAGGACAGGAAATGGAGTATGCACTAATGAGGCTAGGGTGCAGCCCTGCGGTGCCAGCTGTGTTCATTGGAGGCAAATTCGTGGGGTCTGCAACTACTGTCATGACTCTTCATGTCAATGGCTCACTTAAGAAGCTGCTCAAAGACGCTGGAGCTTTATGGCTTTAG